The following proteins are encoded in a genomic region of Thunnus maccoyii chromosome 8, fThuMac1.1, whole genome shotgun sequence:
- the si:ch73-233f7.1 gene encoding protocadherin-10 isoform X2, with product MDHRLSRGSWVPVTGLVICLLLCACVVDLVLAQIRYSIPEELEHGAFVGNIAEDLGLDVAKLSARRFRIVSGAKKQYLEVNLENGILFVNEKIDREELCERSPSCFLHLQVVIENPLELYRVEVEILDVNDNSPSFPWSEFNLDITESAAPGSCFPLESAQDQDVGTNSLRSYQLSANEHFVLNIQTRNDGSKFAELVLDTPLDREQQKKHEMVLTAYDGGSPERSGTALITITVLDANDNVPVFDRSVYRASLVENAPRGTLVLKLNATDLDEGSNGEVTYAFSGHAPLKVRELFSVDPYTGEIRVKGVVDYEKASVYELYVQAKDRGPSAVAVHSKVLVDILDVNDNAPEVILTSVSTPVQEDAPPGTVIAVISVMDRDSGENGNVDCQIPSNVPFQLHSSFKNYYTLVTSEYLDREAVSEYNITLTARDLGSPSLSTRKTILVQVSDINDNPPRFSQPSYTVYVTENNAPGASICSVTAFDPDSNQNAYLSYSILEGQIQGMPVSTYVSINSDNGNIYALRSFDYEQLRNFQILVQAQDAGFPPLASNVTVNVFVLDQNDNAPIIVSPLPKNGTVATEVVPRSVDAGYLVTKITALDADAGQNSRLSYQVLQATDPGLFSVALYTGEIRTIRRLVEKDATRQRLVILVKDNGQPPLSATVSIVLTVVDSVPESLSDFGDLTLSPQPPSNLALYLIVSLSTISLIFLVAIIVLAAVKCYKDRETISGYNLPPFACCCCGGFQPEPPPEVFKKSNLNLQISSAAKVPTNCMEPR from the exons ATGGATCACAGACTCTCCAGAGGCAGTTGGGTACCAGTGACTGGGCTGGTTATATGCCTGCTTCTATGTGCGTGTGTGGTGGACCTGGTTCTAGCGCAAATTCGGTACTCAATTCCCGAGGAGCTGGAACATGGAGCTTTTGTAGGCAACATCGCCGAAGATCTGGGCTTGGATGTGGCTAAGCTGTCAGCCCGTCGCTTCCGTATAGTCTCCGGTGCAAAGAAGCAGTATTTAGAAGTGAACTTGGAGAATGGCATCCTCTTCGTCAACGAAAAAATAGATAGAGAGGAGCTTTGTGAACGAAGCCCGAGCTGTTTTTTACACTTACAAGTGGTTATTGAAAACCCATTAGAACTGTACAGAGTGGAAGTGGAGATTTTAGATGTAAATGACAACTCGCCCAGTTTCCCATGGAGCGAGTTTAATCTTGACATCACAGAGTCGGCTGCGCCCGGCTCCTGTTTCCCGTTGGAGAGCGCACAGGACCAGGACGTGGGCACCAACTCTCTGCGCTCCTACCAGCTAAGCGCAAACGAGCACTTCGTACTGAATATCCAGACGCGCAACGACGGAAGCAAGTTTGCTGAGCTCGTGCTGGACACCCCACTGGACCGGGAACAGCAGAAAAAGCACGAAATGGTTCTGACCGCCTATGACGGGGGGTCACCGGAACGCTCTGGGACAGCATTGATAACTATTACAGTGTTAGACGCAAACGATAACGTGCCCGTGTTTGATCGTTCAGTTTACCGGGCGAGCCTGGTGGAGAACGCACCGAGGGGGACGCTGGTGCTGAAGCTGAACGCCACAGACCTGGATGAGGGCTCGAATGGGGAGGTGACCTACGCGTTTAGTGGGCACGCACCACTCAAGGTGCGTGAACTGTTCAGCGTGGACCCGTACACGGGTGAAATCAGAGTGAAGGGCGTTGTGGACTATGAGAAAGCCAGTGTATATGAACTGTATGTACAGGCGAAAGACAGGGGACCTTCGGCTGTGGCGGTGCACAGTAAAGTACTGGTAGACATCCTGGATGTGAATGACAACGCGCCCGAAGTCATCCTCACATCAGTGTCCACGCCTGTCCAGGAAGACGCGCCACCGGGCACGGTGATAGCTGTTATCAGTGTCATGGACCGGGACTCGGGAGAGAACGGGAATGTTGACTGCCAAATTCCGAGCAATGTTCCCTTTCAGCTCCACTCATCCTTTAAAAACTATTACACTCTGGTGACAAGCGAGTATTTAGACAGAGAAGCGGTGTCCGAATACAATATCACTCTCACAGCCCGCGACTTGGGCTCTCCTTCGCTCTCCACCAGGAAAACCATCCTCGTTCAAGTGTCTGACATTAATGACAACCCCCCGCGGTTCTCTCAACCTTCATACACAGTTTATGTGACCGAGAATAATGCCCCGGGCGCTTCCATTTGCTCTGTAACTGCATTCGACCCCGATTCTAACCAGAACGCCTATCTGTCTTACTCTATTCTCGAGGGTCAGATTCAGGGTATGCCAGTGTCCACTTATGTCTCCATCAACTCTGACAACGGCAATATCTACGCACTGCGCTCTTTTGATTATGAGCAACTTAGAAACTTTCAGATTCTGGTACAGGCGCAGGATGCCGGTTTCCCTCCTCTCGCCAGTAATGTCACTGTCAACGTCTTTGTTTTGGACCAGAACGACAACGCACCAATTATTGTGTCCCCGCTGCCCAAAAACGGCACCGTGGCCACAGAGGTGGTTCCGCGGTCAGTAGACGCTGGCTATCTGGTAACGAAAATAACAGCGTTAGACGCTGACGCAGGGCAAAACTCCCGGCTGTCCTATCAGGTGTTGCAGGCTACAGATCCGGGGCTGTTCAGTGTGGCTCTGTACACGGGAGAAATCAGGACTATTCGCCGGTTAGTGGAAAAAGACGCAACAAGACAAAGACTAGTAATATTAGTCAAGGACAACGGGCAGCCGCCGCTCTCCGCCACCGTGTCCATTGTCCTCACAGTGGTAGACAGCGTGCCCGAGTCGCTGTCAGATTTCGGAGACCTCACACTCAGCCCACAGCCCCCGTCAAACCTCGCTCTCTACTTGATCGTGTCACTGAGCACAATATCTTTAATATTCCTGGTGGCTATTATCGTGCTGGCTGCGGTTAAGTGCTACAAGGACAGAGAAACCATCAGCGGGTACAACCTCCCCCCGTTCGCCTGCTGCTGTTGCGGGGGGTTTCAGCCTGAGCCGCCCCCAGAGGTGTTCAAAAAATCCAACCTCAACCTGCAGATTTCATCCGCGGCTAAAGTGCCCACGAACTgtatggag CCCAGGTAG